The sequence CTACGCCGAGTTCATGGCGGTCTACAAGGCCTACTCCCAGGACATCGACCGCGTCACCTTCTGGGGCCTGCAGGACCGGCTCAGCTGGCGGGCGACGCACAACCCGCTGCTCTTCAACAGCGACTGGTCGCAGAAGCTCGCGGCGGTCGCCGTGGCCGACCCGGAGGGCTGGCTCGGCCTCGACGCGCCGGTGACCGACACCTCGACGCTGCGCGAGACCCTGGACGAGGTCGAGGCCCTGCGCCTGCGCGGCGGGACCTACACCGGCCGCAGCCTCGCCGAGGTCCAGGTCGCCCGCCGGCAGGCGCTGCAGGTGGAGCGGACGGGCGGCACGCAGGCCGACGTCAACTCCGCGGAGGCGGCGCTCGCCGCCGCGGTGGACGCGCTCGAGCCCCGCACGCCCCGGGCCGGCCGCTAGCCGCCCGCCGGCTCCTCGCACCGCCCCACGACCCCGGGGGCCGTCACCGTCACGGTGGCGGCCCCCGCGGTCGTGGCCGGCGCGCCGGTGCCGCCCCGCGCGCCCCGTGTTGACACCCCTCGTCCCGGGATGCACCTTGTGCCCGTGCCGACACGGTGGTCGCACGCGGTCGAGGCAGCGCCCGCGCAGGCGCCGCCGACCCCGAACCACCGAGGAGACCCCCATGCACCCGACCACGTCCCGAGCAGCGACGACCGGCACGACACTGGCCCTCGTCCTGGGCCTCGCGGCCTGCACCGGCGTCCCCGCCGGGGGCGGCGAGGAGGGGGAGGCGGCCGGGGACGGCACCACCGTCCGCTACCTCGTGGAGGAGCTGGAGGACGCGACGGCGCAGGACCTGCTGCGCACCCGCCTCGACGTGTTCGAGGAGGAGAACCCCGGGATCACCGTCGAGCTGGAGACGCTGCCCTTCGACACCATGCGCACGGTGCTGCAGACCCAGCTGCGCTCCGGTGACGCCCCCGACGTCTTCAACTGGGGCTCCGGCCCGAGCTTCGGCGGTGCGCTGGCCGAGGCCGGTCTCGTCATGGACCTCGGACCGGCCTACGAGGAGAACGGCTGGGAGATCTACGACTTCGCCAAGGAGCGGGTGACCCAGGACGGCGTCGTCTACGGCATCCCCGGCGAGATGGAGACCATCGGCGTCTACTACAACAAGGACCTGTTCGCCGAGCTGGGCATCGAGGAGCCGACCGACCTGGCCGGGCTCGAGGCCGCCGCGCAGACCGTCAAGGACGCCGGGCTGATCCCGTTCGCCGTGAGCGACCAGGAGGGGTGGCAGGGCGGCCACCTGCTGAGCATGGCGCTGTCGAGCAGGGTCGGCGCGGAGCAGATGCAGCAGCTGGTCTCCGGCGAGGGCGACTGGAGCTCGCCGGAGGTCGTGGAGTCGCTGGCGCTGTGGGACCGGTTCGAGGAGCAGGGCTTCCTCACCCCGTTCCCGACGTCGGTCACCTACGACTCGGGCAACGCCCTGTTCTTCTCCGGCGAGGCGGCGATGGTCCCCACCGGCAGCTGGCTCGTCGACGGCATCGCCGTCAACGCCGACTTCGAGGCCGGCTACATCCCCTTCCCGTCGCAGGACGGCGAGGGCGTGTTCAGCGGCGGTCTCGGGTCCGGGCCCATGGTCTCGGCGACCACGGAGAACGAGGAGGCCGCCGTGGCGCTCGTCGACTTCCTCGCCTCCCCGGAGCACGGGCGGTGGATGGTCGAGAACCTCGACGTCATCCCGCCCTTCCCGGTCGACACCGAGGGCGTCGACGTCACCCCCCTGTTCGCGCAGGTGCTCGAGGACGTCGAGGTCTTCGCCGAGGGCGGCAGCGAGCTGGGCACCAACATCGACGTCCTCATGCCGGACGAGTTCAACGCGGCCATGTCCGACGGGGTGCAGGCCCTGTTCTCCGACCAGAGCACGCCCGAGGAGGTCGCGGCCTCGCTGCAGGAAGCCGCCGCACGGTGACGGGGACCCAGGCCGTCCCGGCCGCCGCCGCGGTGTCCGGCAGCGTCCCGCCGCCCGTCGCCGCACGGAGGAAGCCCGCGCGCGGGCCCAGCGGCGCCTACCGCCCGCCGCGGGCGACGCGGCGGGACCAGGGCCGGCTCGGGGTGCTGCTCGTCCTGCCCACCATGGCCATGGTGGGCGTGTTCTTCCTGTTCCCGATGGTCAACGCCGTCTACTACGCGCTCGTGGAGTTCGACGGCCTGACCGCCGTCCCGCCGTTCGTGGGGCTGGCCAACTTCGCGGAGATCCTCGGCGACGCCCGGGTGTGGGACGCGCTGCAGAACAACATCGTCTGGATCGTCCTGGGGACGGCGGCCCCGCTGCTCGTCGGGCTGGGGCTCGCCCTGCTCATGTGGGGGGTGGAGAAAGGCAGCGTGTTCTACCGGGTGGCCTTCTTCATGCCCTACATCCTCCCGCAGGTGGCCGTCGGGGTGGTCTGGGGCTGGATCTACGACCCCCTGCGCGGCTGGCTCAACGCCGCCCTGGAGGTGGTCGGCCTGGGGTCGCTGCAGACCGGCTGGCTCGGCAACGCCGACACCGCGCTCTACGCGGTGCTCGGCACCGCGGTGTGGATCACCAGCGGGTTCGTCTTCGTCATCCTGCTGTCGGCGTTGCGCAACGTGGACCAGGAGCTCGTCGACGCCTCGCGCCTGGACCGAGCCAACCGGCTGCAGCAGCTCTGGTACATCGTCCTGCCGCAGATCATGCCGGTGTTCCTCATGGTCACGACCATCACGCTCATCGGCGGCTTCAGCGTCTTCGACATCATCTTCGTCATGACCGGCGGCGGCCCCGCCGGGGCGACGGAGGTGCTCGGCACCTACGCCTACTCCAGCGCGTTCGAGCTCAACCGGATCAGCTACGGCACCGCCCTG is a genomic window of Aquipuribacter hungaricus containing:
- a CDS encoding carbohydrate ABC transporter permease, encoding MTGTQAVPAAAAVSGSVPPPVAARRKPARGPSGAYRPPRATRRDQGRLGVLLVLPTMAMVGVFFLFPMVNAVYYALVEFDGLTAVPPFVGLANFAEILGDARVWDALQNNIVWIVLGTAAPLLVGLGLALLMWGVEKGSVFYRVAFFMPYILPQVAVGVVWGWIYDPLRGWLNAALEVVGLGSLQTGWLGNADTALYAVLGTAVWITSGFVFVILLSALRNVDQELVDASRLDRANRLQQLWYIVLPQIMPVFLMVTTITLIGGFSVFDIIFVMTGGGPAGATEVLGTYAYSSAFELNRISYGTALALVITVLAVPFTIALNRLQRRLSLDGAGA
- a CDS encoding ABC transporter substrate-binding protein, whose product is MHPTTSRAATTGTTLALVLGLAACTGVPAGGGEEGEAAGDGTTVRYLVEELEDATAQDLLRTRLDVFEEENPGITVELETLPFDTMRTVLQTQLRSGDAPDVFNWGSGPSFGGALAEAGLVMDLGPAYEENGWEIYDFAKERVTQDGVVYGIPGEMETIGVYYNKDLFAELGIEEPTDLAGLEAAAQTVKDAGLIPFAVSDQEGWQGGHLLSMALSSRVGAEQMQQLVSGEGDWSSPEVVESLALWDRFEEQGFLTPFPTSVTYDSGNALFFSGEAAMVPTGSWLVDGIAVNADFEAGYIPFPSQDGEGVFSGGLGSGPMVSATTENEEAAVALVDFLASPEHGRWMVENLDVIPPFPVDTEGVDVTPLFAQVLEDVEVFAEGGSELGTNIDVLMPDEFNAAMSDGVQALFSDQSTPEEVAASLQEAAAR